In Thermodesulfobacteriota bacterium, a single window of DNA contains:
- a CDS encoding N-acetylmuramoyl-L-alanine amidase — MIKKIIATSIPCSLLIVLILISHAFADAGEREYQEAYQAFKSLEISKVKRISRTNWIYCARKFKNIYKKYPKASRAGDAMYMEGKVYQSLYGYSARGADLDEAAQLYQKMMESYPKSKLADDAQFRIAEIYEKYKNDKSKAYIEYSKVISNFPKGNVTRKAGISLDRLKQFKPTIVSKKSSLSKGEGTIKDTRKEDEITSSLPKGENTVKSTKKEEEITSSLSKGEDSGLVTDIRYWSNPNYTRIVINIDKKVSYYNRLLKGDPSIQKPKRLYIDLFNTRISPKLNQPIPIQDGLLKMVRAGQYTKDCVRVVLDIESIKSYKILPMEDPFRIVIDVIGQGSASREEHLTPGDTKSLSLSRQLGLGIGKIVIDPGHGGHDPGAIGPSGLREKDVVLEIARKLEGIIRGKLGCEVVLTRKDDRFIPLEERTAIANTQKADLFISIHANASPNKDAHGIETYFLNFSADEEAMKVAARENATSTKKMSDLKAILRDLMLNSKINESSVLAGHIQKSLTGRLKTEYSDIRDLGVKQAPFYVLIGAEMPSILVEVSFISNKIEEERLKDIEYLERLASSIFTGIRGYIDGIKVAAY, encoded by the coding sequence ATGATAAAGAAGATTATTGCCACCAGTATACCCTGTTCTCTTCTAATAGTTCTCATCCTGATATCTCATGCCTTCGCAGATGCTGGCGAAAGGGAGTATCAGGAAGCTTATCAGGCATTCAAATCTCTCGAAATTTCAAAAGTAAAGAGAATATCAAGGACTAACTGGATCTATTGCGCCAGAAAATTTAAAAATATCTATAAAAAATATCCAAAGGCTTCGAGGGCTGGTGATGCCATGTACATGGAGGGAAAGGTCTATCAATCTCTATACGGCTATTCAGCTAGAGGGGCTGATCTTGATGAAGCAGCACAGCTTTATCAAAAAATGATGGAAAGTTACCCGAAGAGTAAACTGGCAGACGATGCCCAGTTCAGGATCGCTGAGATTTATGAGAAATACAAGAATGATAAATCAAAGGCATATATTGAATACTCTAAGGTTATCTCTAACTTTCCAAAGGGTAACGTAACGCGGAAGGCAGGAATAAGCCTGGATAGACTCAAACAGTTCAAACCAACTATTGTATCTAAAAAATCGTCGCTGTCCAAAGGCGAGGGTACAATAAAAGATACCAGAAAAGAAGACGAAATCACATCGTCTCTGCCTAAAGGTGAGAATACAGTAAAAAGCACTAAAAAAGAAGAGGAAATTACATCATCCCTGTCTAAAGGTGAAGACTCTGGACTCGTTACTGATATAAGATATTGGTCTAATCCAAACTATACCAGAATTGTTATTAATATAGACAAGAAGGTTTCCTATTACAATCGCCTCTTGAAGGGAGACCCTTCAATCCAAAAGCCTAAACGTTTGTATATCGACCTCTTCAATACCAGGATCAGCCCAAAATTAAATCAGCCAATTCCCATTCAAGACGGCCTTTTGAAGATGGTCCGAGCCGGACAGTATACGAAGGACTGTGTGCGTGTGGTGCTGGATATTGAGAGTATTAAAAGCTATAAGATACTTCCCATGGAGGACCCCTTTCGAATAGTCATTGATGTAATAGGACAGGGCTCCGCATCAAGGGAAGAACATCTGACGCCGGGGGATACCAAATCACTGTCTTTAAGCCGACAACTGGGCCTTGGTATTGGTAAGATCGTTATCGATCCGGGACATGGGGGGCATGATCCTGGTGCAATCGGACCTTCCGGGCTTAGAGAGAAGGATGTGGTTTTAGAGATCGCCAGGAAACTGGAGGGTATAATCAGGGGGAAATTGGGTTGTGAAGTGGTCTTAACCAGAAAAGATGACAGGTTCATTCCCCTGGAGGAGAGGACTGCTATTGCTAATACCCAGAAGGCAGACCTGTTTATATCCATTCATGCCAATGCAAGTCCCAATAAAGATGCCCATGGTATTGAAACCTACTTTTTGAACTTTTCAGCGGACGAAGAGGCAATGAAGGTGGCAGCCAGAGAAAACGCTACATCCACCAAGAAGATGAGTGATCTTAAGGCGATATTACGGGACCTTATGCTGAACTCAAAGATCAATGAATCCAGCGTCCTTGCTGGACATATTCAGAAGTCTTTAACAGGGAGACTCAAAACTGAATATTCAGATATTAGAGACCTCGGGGTTAAACAGGCTCCCTTCTATGTGCTCATCGGTGCTGAAATGCCAAGTATCCTGGTGGAGGTTTCCTTTATCAGCAATAAGATAGAAGAAGAGAGGCTTAAGGATATTGAATACCTTGAAAGACTGGCATCTTCTATATTCACAGGCATCAGAGGATATATTGACGGGATAAAGGTTGCCGCATACTGA
- the pal gene encoding peptidoglycan-associated lipoprotein Pal — protein sequence MVKRLSVYLLIFSLTFSLSLFLNACSKKVLREGEGIEKKEEAAAKAEEKVLPKEELKEEPKEEPKVSQPLKSEEDDNAAREAQLKEEELKKEREREEAASREEAAKREDAAKREETAKREAALREDFENADIHFDFDKFSLTNEAREILAKKTSWLQGHTNLKIKIEGHCDERGSNEYNMALGERRADSAMKYLVTAGVEASRISTISYGEEKPLDPGHNEDAWAKNRRAHFKIVSE from the coding sequence ATGGTTAAAAGGTTATCAGTTTATTTGTTGATTTTTAGTTTGACGTTTTCCCTTTCCTTATTTTTAAATGCCTGCTCAAAAAAGGTTCTGCGGGAAGGGGAAGGGATTGAGAAGAAAGAGGAAGCAGCAGCCAAGGCAGAGGAAAAAGTTCTTCCAAAGGAAGAACTAAAGGAAGAACCAAAGGAAGAACCAAAGGTTTCCCAGCCTCTGAAATCAGAGGAGGACGATAATGCCGCAAGAGAGGCACAGCTGAAAGAAGAAGAGCTTAAAAAAGAGAGAGAAAGAGAGGAAGCCGCGAGTAGAGAAGAGGCTGCCAAGAGAGAAGATGCCGCCAAAAGAGAAGAGACTGCCAAGAGAGAAGCAGCACTTAGAGAAGATTTTGAGAATGCGGACATTCACTTCGATTTTGACAAATTCTCCCTCACCAATGAAGCAAGAGAGATATTGGCAAAAAAGACTTCCTGGCTCCAGGGTCATACTAATTTGAAAATTAAGATTGAAGGGCACTGTGATGAACGAGGGTCAAATGAGTATAACATGGCATTGGGGGAAAGAAGAGCGGACAGTGCCATGAAGTACCTGGTCACTGCTGGAGTTGAGGCTTCCAGGATTTCCACTATAAGTTATGGCGAGGAGAAACCCCTGGATCCAGGGCACAATGAAGATGCATGGGCAAAAAATAGAAGGGCGCACTTTAAAATAGTTTCAGAGTAA
- a CDS encoding TonB family protein has translation MNSNTINNGASSIGLEKMIIPSIFLHLAVIAFVITAPALYIERASPPRIYMVNLVSAPSEKPLGLGEQETDREVEKIESIEKITPAPIRKIAKEVPAAPLKKRVIREDSFTKKVSPDEIKDRELNKKIDEAINRLKEEDRDSNRKIEEAISRIKRDASVQGNVTAETNTPKGGGVIASGITGLRFKIYYTIIWGKIKESWVLPEGLIKNKEGLEAVISFKILRDGEIKDIKFEKTSGNAYFDKSVLRAVEKANPLPSLPVEHKGGYLDIGVRFHSSEL, from the coding sequence TTGAACAGTAACACTATTAATAATGGCGCCTCTTCAATAGGGTTGGAGAAGATGATTATACCATCAATTTTTCTTCACCTGGCTGTTATAGCCTTTGTAATTACGGCTCCAGCCTTATACATTGAGAGAGCCTCTCCCCCCCGGATATATATGGTTAATTTGGTCTCTGCCCCCTCAGAAAAGCCATTGGGATTAGGGGAACAGGAGACAGACAGAGAGGTTGAAAAGATCGAATCTATTGAGAAGATTACTCCTGCACCCATCAGAAAGATAGCTAAAGAAGTCCCTGCTGCACCTCTAAAAAAGAGGGTTATAAGAGAAGATAGCTTTACCAAAAAGGTCTCCCCTGATGAAATAAAAGACAGAGAATTAAACAAGAAGATAGATGAGGCTATAAACCGGTTAAAAGAGGAGGATAGAGACTCAAACAGGAAGATAGAGGAGGCTATAAGCAGGATAAAAAGGGATGCCTCTGTTCAAGGAAATGTGACAGCCGAAACTAATACCCCGAAAGGGGGAGGCGTTATAGCCTCAGGAATAACGGGACTGCGATTTAAAATCTATTACACTATAATCTGGGGCAAAATAAAGGAGAGTTGGGTGCTTCCAGAAGGCCTTATAAAAAATAAAGAAGGATTGGAGGCTGTTATATCTTTTAAGATTCTAAGAGACGGGGAAATAAAGGATATTAAATTTGAAAAAACTTCAGGAAATGCTTATTTTGATAAGTCTGTACTAAGGGCTGTAGAAAAGGCCAATCCTCTTCCATCCTTACCCGTAGAACACAAAGGGGGTTACCTCGATATAGGGGTTAGATTCCATTCGTCTGAGTTATAG
- the tolQ gene encoding protein TolQ, which yields MNNIAALLSYIVPGYLDRALKGGVGDIVLNAGPMVQFVLMILLSFSIVSWAIIFSKFRLLRRADRESKKFLEFFWKNKKLLTIFGESKKIEGSPIAEVFRAGYVELSKLNKAKSDSAVRGTPGDVTSISTELGGVDNISRALNQAVTSETNKLERALPFLATTGNTSPFIGLFGTVWGIMDAFKGIGIKGSASLAVVAPGISEALIATAAGLAAAIPAVVAYNYYLNKIRILTSDMENFSSEFLNIIERHLFRKVD from the coding sequence GTGAATAACATAGCAGCATTACTCAGTTATATTGTTCCTGGATATTTAGACAGGGCTTTAAAAGGAGGGGTAGGCGATATAGTTCTCAATGCTGGTCCCATGGTCCAGTTTGTTTTAATGATTTTACTATCCTTCTCTATAGTGTCCTGGGCTATAATCTTTTCAAAATTCAGATTGTTACGCCGAGCAGATCGAGAATCTAAAAAGTTTCTGGAGTTTTTCTGGAAGAACAAAAAACTCCTCACCATCTTTGGAGAGTCAAAGAAGATTGAGGGCAGTCCAATCGCAGAAGTATTCCGAGCCGGGTATGTTGAATTGAGCAAACTGAACAAGGCTAAGTCTGATTCAGCAGTGAGAGGGACCCCCGGTGATGTTACCTCAATAAGTACGGAACTGGGAGGGGTTGACAATATCAGCAGGGCATTGAACCAGGCAGTAACCTCCGAAACAAACAAGTTAGAGAGGGCACTTCCGTTTTTAGCGACCACTGGAAATACCTCTCCCTTCATAGGGCTCTTTGGAACGGTATGGGGTATAATGGATGCATTTAAGGGTATAGGGATTAAGGGGTCTGCCAGTTTAGCCGTTGTTGCACCAGGTATATCCGAGGCATTAATAGCCACAGCTGCAGGGTTAGCCGCTGCTATACCTGCAGTTGTAGCATACAATTATTATCTCAACAAAATCAGGATATTAACCTCGGATATGGAAAATTTTTCTTCGGAGTTTCTCAATATAATAGAGAGGCATCTCTTTAGAAAAGTAGATTAA
- the tolB gene encoding Tol-Pal system beta propeller repeat protein TolB — translation MKKTGYIFIIFICVLFFSPALSHTKTYIDIDSPSFRRFPIAITYFKDLRGKDNKGDISKEIFEVLTQDLEISGLFTIMDLSLFIESPGGSKSGNDNKINFRDWSVIGAEALVKGSFRFDNGNLEIDAKLYDVFQCRLLLGKRYVGKRQDLRKMIHRFCNEILLSFTGEKGVFDTKIAFVSDESGHKEIYIVDFDGYNMIEITNHKSIALSPTWSPNGKMVAFTSYKNGNPDLYVKDLINNREDVISHYKGLNIAPAWSPDGGKLAVTLSVEGNPEIYVLNKDGKRLKRLTNDWGIDVSPTWSPDGKEIAFVSNRSGNPDIYVMDSQGENVKRLTFQTNYSASPKWSPKGDKIAFSSLAEGHFDIYTMNPDGTDVKRLTLNSGDNEYPSWSPNGRFLTFTSTRGGNKRIYIMRADGSGQRQVGAFKGNQLNPCWSPRFQ, via the coding sequence ATGAAAAAAACAGGTTACATTTTTATTATATTTATATGTGTACTTTTTTTTAGTCCTGCCCTTTCTCATACGAAGACATACATTGATATAGATTCTCCTTCATTCAGAAGGTTCCCGATAGCCATAACCTATTTCAAGGATCTTAGAGGGAAAGACAACAAAGGGGATATATCAAAAGAGATATTTGAAGTATTGACTCAAGATCTGGAAATTTCTGGACTTTTTACTATTATGGATCTTTCCCTCTTTATAGAATCTCCTGGAGGTTCTAAATCCGGCAATGATAATAAAATCAATTTTAGGGATTGGTCTGTAATTGGAGCTGAAGCTCTGGTGAAAGGCAGCTTTCGTTTTGATAATGGTAATCTGGAGATAGATGCTAAACTGTATGACGTATTCCAGTGCCGGCTTCTTCTGGGTAAGAGGTATGTAGGCAAGAGGCAAGACCTCAGGAAGATGATACACAGGTTTTGCAATGAGATTTTACTGAGTTTTACCGGTGAGAAAGGGGTCTTTGATACAAAGATAGCCTTTGTTTCAGATGAATCGGGTCATAAAGAGATTTATATTGTTGATTTTGATGGGTATAATATGATAGAGATTACCAATCATAAATCTATTGCCCTTTCACCCACCTGGTCCCCCAACGGTAAAATGGTTGCTTTTACATCATACAAAAATGGGAATCCTGATCTCTATGTTAAGGACCTTATTAACAATAGGGAGGATGTAATTTCCCATTACAAAGGCTTGAATATAGCTCCTGCCTGGTCTCCGGATGGGGGTAAACTGGCGGTGACCTTAAGCGTAGAGGGAAACCCTGAAATATATGTGCTTAATAAAGATGGAAAGAGGCTCAAACGTTTGACAAATGATTGGGGAATAGATGTTTCACCCACCTGGTCCCCGGACGGGAAAGAAATCGCCTTCGTCTCCAACCGATCAGGGAATCCAGATATTTACGTTATGGATTCTCAAGGGGAAAATGTGAAGAGGCTTACCTTCCAGACGAACTACAGTGCTTCTCCAAAATGGTCTCCAAAGGGAGACAAAATTGCATTTTCTTCTTTAGCAGAGGGACACTTTGATATATATACAATGAATCCCGATGGAACGGATGTTAAAAGACTTACATTAAACTCAGGGGATAATGAATACCCATCGTGGTCTCCCAATGGGAGATTTTTAACCTTTACCTCTACCAGAGGGGGAAATAAAAGGATATATATAATGAGGGCTGATGGAAGTGGGCAAAGGCAGGTTGGGGCATTCAAGGGGAACCAGTTGAATCCATGCTGGTCCCCCAGATTTCAGTGA
- the ybgF gene encoding tol-pal system protein YbgF: MVSNVCKSLLFPSWVPILFSISVCLIFFLNGCASKKDVVGLQYDLNGLNAQISGLRKDLKKDTEQSLDLLKKNEEKIREIEDRIAGLKGNIKEIESRIAGFEGNIKESISPVRKNQADAGARLDNLQVQLRSLGGKIEEYGYLLDKQNRENTSLKRGYESEIKTIEAKLSGLEKRILFLEGFFISESIPSAGEAPSKEGTSEQSEEKETTESKKPTSEELYQKAYNDFKKGDITTARMGFRKYLRVFPDTEYSDNAQYWIAESFFIEKKYREAILEFEEVLRKYPKGNKAPSALLKQGLAFYMLGDKTSAGLLFEKVIKDHPGSNEAKVAKKELEKLN; this comes from the coding sequence TTGGTTAGTAATGTATGTAAATCCCTGTTATTTCCATCATGGGTGCCGATTTTATTTTCGATTTCGGTATGCCTTATATTCTTCTTGAATGGATGCGCTTCTAAAAAGGATGTTGTTGGACTTCAATATGATTTAAACGGCTTAAACGCGCAGATCTCTGGTTTAAGAAAGGATTTAAAAAAGGATACTGAACAGTCTCTTGACCTGCTGAAGAAAAATGAGGAAAAAATACGGGAAATTGAGGATAGAATTGCAGGACTCAAAGGTAATATTAAAGAAATTGAGAGTAGAATTGCAGGGTTCGAAGGTAATATTAAGGAATCTATAAGCCCTGTGAGGAAGAATCAAGCTGATGCAGGCGCAAGGCTGGATAACTTACAGGTTCAGCTTCGATCTTTGGGAGGAAAGATTGAAGAGTATGGTTATCTTTTAGATAAACAAAACAGAGAAAATACCTCTTTAAAGAGGGGGTATGAATCTGAAATAAAGACCATTGAAGCAAAATTGTCTGGATTGGAGAAGCGTATCCTTTTTCTGGAGGGATTTTTTATCTCTGAAAGCATTCCTTCTGCTGGAGAGGCTCCCTCTAAGGAGGGAACTTCCGAACAGAGTGAGGAGAAAGAGACAACCGAAAGTAAGAAACCAACCAGTGAGGAATTGTACCAGAAGGCGTACAATGACTTTAAGAAAGGGGATATAACTACCGCCAGAATGGGGTTTCGAAAATATCTAAGGGTGTTTCCTGATACCGAGTATTCCGATAACGCCCAGTACTGGATTGCGGAGTCCTTCTTTATAGAAAAAAAGTACAGAGAGGCTATACTGGAATTTGAAGAAGTTTTAAGGAAATATCCCAAGGGTAACAAGGCTCCCAGTGCCCTATTAAAACAGGGTCTGGCATTTTATATGTTGGGAGATAAAACCAGTGCCGGGCTGCTATTCGAAAAGGTCATCAAGGATCATC
- the tolR gene encoding protein TolR, whose protein sequence is MNHQTSDRRFLSEINVTPLVDVMLVLLIIFMVTAPMLQQGIDVNLPQVAAKDIPAKEEKLVLTITKKGEIYINEHPVELSRLKENLERIYENRVNKEIFLKADETVPYGFVVKTMSEIKEAGIEKLGMITKPPEEER, encoded by the coding sequence ATGAATCATCAAACAAGCGATAGACGATTCTTATCTGAAATAAATGTAACACCTCTGGTTGACGTGATGTTGGTACTTTTGATAATCTTTATGGTGACTGCTCCAATGTTACAACAGGGTATTGATGTGAATCTCCCTCAGGTTGCTGCAAAAGATATCCCTGCTAAAGAGGAAAAATTGGTTTTGACTATTACCAAAAAGGGAGAAATATATATAAACGAGCACCCTGTTGAATTGTCCAGATTAAAAGAAAATTTAGAAAGGATATATGAAAACAGAGTTAATAAAGAGATATTTCTGAAGGCTGACGAAACAGTACCTTATGGCTTTGTTGTGAAGACTATGTCTGAAATTAAGGAGGCGGGAATTGAAAAATTGGGTATGATAACCAAACCCCCGGAAGAAGAGAGGTAA